A region of Silurus meridionalis isolate SWU-2019-XX chromosome 13, ASM1480568v1, whole genome shotgun sequence DNA encodes the following proteins:
- the LOC124395791 gene encoding extracellular calcium-sensing receptor-like, which translates to MEPIFTLLHIIIVIINFSKGNGTACILQGEPAYPQLWKDGDITVGGVFPFHSNWEVTDLSYLVIPQTTKCISLDFRAFQYSQSLIFAIEEINNSTTLLPGISLGYKIFDTCSSSTMGARVAMTLVNGNENSVLDEICTKPAQVQAIIGETYSSVSMAIAQGIGPFSIPLISHYSTCECLSDKRKYPSFLRTIPSDYYQSRALAEMVKHFGWTWVGAMRRDDDYGNSGMAAFTEAAEQLGICLEYSIPFFRTYSQERVMRIVEQIKSSTSRVIIGFLDNWDLESLLPVFFKHNITGFQWVGTEAWIFDTELATMDKHHILKGAIGLAIPKSKVTGLQDFILDIHPLKTVGSAIFTEFWEALFSCKYAVQNGTEETPVCTGNEKLSEVENTFTDMTLMPIFNNVYKGVYAIAHTLHELLGCKQTCPTNKQPDPFTFLQQLKRVHFKTKEGEDVFFDRNGDPPAKYEVINWHLNNENQHEFVTVGHYDSSLTGQDHLFINVTTIMWAQNTNQVPMSVCSESCPPGTRKAVQKGKPICCFDCIPCADGEISNMTDSIECQQCYQDYWSNPQRNECVKKEIEYLSYKETMGILLTAVSIIGAFMTMVIAIIFFRHKNTPIVKANNSELSFLLLFSLTLCFLCSLTFIGQPSEWSCMLRHTAFGITFVICISCVLGKTLVVLMAFRATLPGSNVMKWFGPPQQRLSVLFFTLIQVLICVLWLTISPPFPFKNLKSYKEKIILECHLGSNLGFWAVLGYIGFLALLCFLLAFLARKLPDNFNEAKFITFSMLIFCAVWLTFIPAYVSSPGKFTVAVEIFAILASSFGLLFCIFLPKCYIIILKPEKNTKKQLMGSYMK; encoded by the exons ATGGAGCCCATCTTTACTcttttacatataataatagTCATCATCAATTTTTCTAAAGGTAATGGAACTGCTTGTATACTGCAAGGAGAGCCTGCATATCCACAACTATGGAAGGATGGTGATATCACTGTCGGTGGAGTTTTTCCCTTTCATAGTAATTGGGAGGTCACCGACTTGTCTTATTTGGTCATACCACAAACAACGAAGTGTATTAG TCTTGATTTCAGAGCCTTTCAGTATTCACAGTCTTTGATATTTGCAATAGAGGAGATTAACAACAGTACCACTTTATTGCCTGGAATCTCACTGGGGTACAAGATATTCGATACCTGCAGTTCATCAACAATGGGAGCGAGAGTTGCAATGACACTTGTGAATGGAAATGAGAACTCAGTCTTGGATGAgatctgcacaaagccagcccaGGTGCAGGCCATCATTGGCGAAACCTACTCTTCTGTGTCCATGGCTATTGCACAGGGCATTGGACCCTTCAGCATTCCCTTA ATCAGTCACTATTCCACCTGTGAATGTCTCAGTGACAAGAGAAAATATCCGTCATTCCTTCGCACAATTCCCAGTGATTATTACCAGAGCAGAGCGCTTGCAGAAATGGTCAAGCACTTTGGCTGGACCTGGGTGGGAGCAATGAGAAGAGATGATGACTACGGTAACAGCGGGATGGCTGCTTTTACTGAAGCTGCAGAACAGTTGGGCATCTGTTTGGAATATTCCATCCCATTTTTTAGAACCTATTCACAAGAAAGAGTGATGAGAATTGTCGAGCAAATCAAAAGCTCCACTTCTCGAGTCATTATTGGATTTCTTGACAACTGGGATTTGGAGAGTTTACTGCCAGTATTTTTTAAGCACAATATAACTGGATTTCAATGGGTTGGAACTGAAGCCTGGATTTTTGATACAGAATTGGCCACAATGGATAAACACCATATACTGAAAGGAGCTATAGGTTTGGCTATCCCCAAATCGAAGGTGACGGGTCTGCAGGACTTCATTTTAGATATACATCCACTAAAAACTGTAGGCAGTGCCATTTTTACTGAATTCTGGGAGGCTTTGTTTAGCTGTAAGTATGCAGTGCAAAATGGTACAGAGGAGACACCAGTTTGCACCGGGAACGAAAAGCTGTCTGAGGTGGAAAACACATTTACTGATATGACCCTTATGCCAATATTCAACAATGTGTATAAAGGGGTTTATGCAATTGCTCATACCTTACATGAACTTCTTGGCTGCAAACAAACATGTCCTACAAATAAACAGCCTGATCCTTTCACA TTCCTACAACAGCTTAAGAGAGTGCATTTCAAAACCAAAGAGGGCGAAGATGTGTTTTTTGACAGAAATGGTGACCCTCCAGCTAAATACGAAGTAATAAACTGGCATTTGAATAACGAGAATCAGCACGAGTTTGTCACAGTTGGACATTATGACTCATCTTTAACTGGTCAAgaccatttatttataaatgtgacCACTATTATGTGGGCACAGAATACAAATCAG GTGCCAATGTCTGTATGCAGTGAGAGTTGCCCTCCTGGCACAAGAAAAGCTGTACAGAAAGGAAAACCCATCTGCTGTTTTGACTGCATACCATGTGCTGATGGAGAAATCAGTAATATGACAG ATTCCATTGAATGTCAGCAATGCTATCAGGATTACTGGTCAAATCCACAGAGAAATGAATGTGTAAAGAAGGAAATTGAATACTTGTCCTACAAAGAAACGATGGGAATTTTGCTAACAGCTGTTTCAATTATTGGTGCATTTATGACAATGGTAATAGCAATTATTTTCTTTAGACATAAAAATACCCCAATTGTCAAGGCCAACAACTCTGAGCTGAGCTTCCTGCTGCTCTTCTCACTGACTCTGTGTTTCCTCTGTTCACTTACTTTCATTGGTCAGCCCTCTGAGTGGTCCTGTATGCTGCGGCACACAGCGTTTGGGATCACCTTCGTCATCTGCATCTCCTGTGTTCTTGGAAAAACATTAGTGGTGTTGATGGCTTTCAGAGCTACACTTCCAGGCAGTAATGTCATGAAATGGTTTGGGCCTCCACAACAACGACTGAGTGTTCTGTTTTTCACTCTTATACAGGTCCTTATTTGTGTGCTTTGGTTGACAATATCTCCTCCTTTCCCTTTTAAAAACCTTAAGAGCTACAAGGAAAAGATTATTCTCGAATGTCATTTGGGCTCCAACCTAGGTTTCTGGGCTGTGCTGGGTTATATAGGATTTTTGGCCctcttgtgttttcttttagcTTTTCTGGCAAGGAAGTTGCCTGATAATTTTAACGAAGccaaatttattacatttagtaTGCTAATCTTTTGTGCAGTTTGGCTCACATTTATTCCAGCGTATGTCAGTTCACCTGGAAAATTCACAGTAGCAGTAGAGATCTTTGCCATTTTAGCATCAAGCTTTGgcttattattttgtatatttcttCCAAAGTGTTATATAATCATACTGAAACCTGAGAAGAACACCAAAAAGCAACTTATGGGCAGTTATATGAAGTAg
- the LOC124395800 gene encoding extracellular calcium-sensing receptor-like yields the protein MEPLLFTFLHMVMAIINFSRGNGTTCVLQGEPAYPQIWKDGDIIVGGAFPFHSNWDITELSYSVMPQKMQCVSLDFRAFQYSQSLIFAIEEINNSSSLLPGISLGYKIFDTCSSPTLGVKVSMALINGNENSVLDEICTKPAQVQAIIGETYSSVSMAIAKTIGPFSIPLISHYSTCECLSDKKKYPSFLRTIPSDFHQTRALAEMVKHFGWTWVGAIRRDDDYGNNGMAAFTEAAKQFGICLEYSLPYFRTYSNDKVLKIIEQIKSSTSKVIVAFLAHWDLEILLKVFFEHNITGYQWVGTEGWISDSELAAKDKHHILKGAIGLAIPKTTVTGLKDFILDIKPLKSVGSDIFTKFWEALFKCKYAVQNNSMDSPLCTGDEKLSEMENTFTDMSLMPIFSNVYKAVYAIAHTLHKLLGCKQTCSIKTQPDPFTFLENLKRVHFKTKEGEEVFFDENGDPAAKYDIINWHVNNEYKFVTVGLYDSSIPGHDRLAVNMTSIVWAHNVNQVPISICSESCPPGTRKAVQKGKPICCFDCIPCAEGEISNITDSIECNQCYQDHWSNPQKDQCIMKEIEYLSYKETMGILLTAVSIIGAFMTMVIAIILFRHKNTPIVKANNSELSFLLLFSLTLCFLCSLTFIGQPTGWSCMLQHTAFGITFVLCISCVLGKTIVVLMAFRATLPGSKVMKWFGPPQQRLSVVTFTLIQVLICVLWLTISPPFPFKNLKSYKEKIILECHLGSTIGFWAVLGYIGFLAIFCFILAFLARKLPDNFNEAKFITFSMLIFCAVWLTFIPAYVSSPGKFTVAVEIFAILASSFGLLFCIFLPKCYIIILKPEKNTKKQLMGKA from the exons ATGGAGCCATTACTCTTTACCTTTTTACATATGGTAATGGCCATAATCAATTTTTCTAGGGGTAATGGGACTACATGTGTACTGCAAGGAGAACCTGCATATCCACAGATATGGAAGGATGGTGATATCATTGTCGGAGGTGCTTTCCCTTTTCATAGTAATTGGGATATCACAGAGTTGTCTTATTCGGTCATGCCGCAAAAAATGCAGTGTGTGAG tcttgaTTTCAGAGCCTTTCAGTATTCACAATCCTTGATCTTTGCAATAGAAGAGATCAACAACAGTTCGTCTTTACTTCCTGGGATATCATTGGGTTACAAGATCTTTGACACCTGCAGTTCACCAACATTGGGTGTTAAAGTATCCATGGCACTCATTAATGGAAATGAGAATTCAGTCTTGGATGAgatctgcacaaagccagcccaGGTGCAAGCCATAATTGGCGAGACATACTCTTCAGTGTCCATGGCTATTGCAAAGACTATAGGACCTTTCAGCATTCCCTTA atCAGTCATTACTCTACCTGTGAGTGTCTCAGTGACAAGAAGAAATATCCCTCATTCCTACGCACTATTCCGAGTGATTTCCACCAGACCCGGGCCTTGGCAGAGATGGTCAAGCACTTTGGCTGGACGTGGGTGGGAGCAATAAGAAGAGATGATGACTATGGTAACAACGGGATGGCTGCATTTACAGAAGCTGCAAAACAGTTCGGCATCTGCTTAGAGTACTCCCTTCCATATTTTAGAACTTACTCAAATGACAAAGTGCTGAAGATCATTGAGCAAATCAAAAGCTCCACTTCTAAAGTGATTGTTGCATTTCTTGCTCACTGGGACTTGGAAATCTTGTTGAAAGTATTTTTCGAACACAACATTACTGGATACCAGTGGGTAGGAACTGAGGGCTGGATCTCAGATTCAGAACTAGCTGCAAAAGATAAGCACCATATACTGAAAGGAGCCATAGGACTAGCTATCCCTAAAACAACAGTAACGGGCTTGAAGGACTTCATTTTAGATATAAAACCGTTAAAGTCTGTTGGCAGTGACATTTTTACTAAATTCTGGGAAGCATTGTTTAAGTGCAAATATGCAGTGCAAAATAATTCGATGGATTCTCCTTTGTGTACAGGAGATGagaaactctctgagatggaaAACACGTTCACTGATATGTCCTTGATGCCTATTTTCAGTAATGTGTATAAAGCAGTATATGCCATTGCCCATACACTGCATAAACTTCTTGGCTGCAAACAAACATGTTCTATAAAGACGCAGCCTGATCCATTTACA ttTCTAGAAAATCTCAAAAGAGTGCATTTCAAAACCAAAGAGGGTGAAGAAGTGTTTTTCGATGAAAACGGTGACCCCGCAGcaaaatatgatataataaacTGGCatgtaaataatgaatataaatttgTTACTGTTGGACTTTATGACTCATCCATACCTGGTCATGATCGATTAGCAGTAAATATGACGTCTATTGTATGGGCACACAATGTTAACCAG gTTCCAATATCAATATGCAGTGAGAGCTGTCCTCCTGGCACAAGAAAAGCTGTACAGAAAGGAAAGCCTATCTGCTGCTTTGATTGCATACCATGTGCTGAAGGAGAGATCAGCAATATCACAG ATTCCATTGAATGTAATCAATGCTATCAGGATCATTGGTCAAATCCTCAGAAAGATCAATGTATCATGAAGGAAATTGAATATTTATCCTATAAGGAAACGATGGGAATTTTGCTGACGGCTGTTTCTATTATCGGTGCATTTATGACAATGGTAATAGCAATCATATTATTTAGACATAAAAATACCCCAATTGTCAAGGCCAACAACTCTGAGCTGAGCTTCCTGCTTCTCTTCTCTCTGACTCTGTGTTTCCTTTGTTCACTTACTTTTATTGGTCAGCCCACTGGTTGGTCCTGTATGCTGCAACACACAGCGTTTGGGATCACCTTCGTCCTCTGCATCTCCTGTGTTCTGGGGAAAACGATAGTGGTGTTAATGGCCTTTAGGGCTACACTTCCGGGCAGTAAAGTCATGAAATGGTTTGGGCCTCCACAACAACGACTTAGTGTTGTAACTTTCACTCTAATACAGGTCCTTATTTGTGTGCTTTGGTTGACCATATCGCctccttttccttttaaaaacctAAAAAGTTACAAGGAAAAGATTATTCTAGAATGTCATTTGGGCTCAACTATTGGTTTTTGGGCCGTGCTGGGTTATATAGGATTTTTAGCTATTTTCTGCTTTATATTAGCTTTTCTGGCAAGGAAGTTGCCTGATAATTTTAACGAAGCCAAATTTATCACCTTTAGTATGTTAATTTTCTGTGCTGTTTGGCTCACTTTTATTCCAGCGTATGTCAGTTCACCTGGAAAATTCACAGTAGCAGTAGAAATATTTGCCATTCTAGCATCAAGCTTTGGCttattattctgtatatttctTCCAAAGTGTTATATAATCATACTGAAACctgaaaaaaatactaaaaaacaaCTTATGGGCAAAGCATAA
- the LOC124395852 gene encoding extracellular calcium-sensing receptor-like, which yields MPPPVTCMRIYDTCSSEAVGIRMAMALMNEHGKASDEPCTKPAQVQAIIGEAFSSVSMAIAKSIGPFSIPLISHYATCECLSDKKKYPSFLRTIPSDYHQSRALAEMVRHFGWTWVGAIRRDDDYGNSGMAAFTKFAEQLGVCIEYSLPFFRTYSQEKVMRIAEQIKRSTSRVIVGFLDSWDVGILLHVFYEHNITGYQWVGTEAWISDSELVTLDTYNMLQGAIGLAIPKTVVSGLKDFILDIKLLKSSSNAIFIQLWETLFKCKYTVTGDLDDAPVCTGEEKLSEVENTFTDMSLMPIFSNVYKGVYAIAHTLNNLLGCKEICLTKQQPDPFTFLEHLKRVRFETKEGEEVYFDENGDAVAKYEIINWQASTESKNEFVIVGHYDSSFSGQDRLKMNMANIVWANNATKVPVSVCSESCPPGTRKAVQKGKPICCFDCIQCADGQISNMTDSLTCTHCYQDFWPNLERDECIQKEIEYLSYEETMGMLLTAVSIICAFLTMPSEWSCMLRHTAFGITFVLGISCVLGKTLVVLMAFRATLPGSNVMKWFGPPQQRLSVLVFTAIQVLICVIWLITSPPFPFKNLNIYKEKIILECHLGSTIGFWAVLGYIGILAFLCFVLAFLARKLPDNFNEAKFITFSMLIFCAVWLTFIPAYVSSPGKFTVAVEIFAILASSFGLLSCIFFPKCYIIILKPERSTKKLIMVKLPGK from the exons ATGCCACCACCAGTGACCTGCATGAG GATCTACGATACATGTAGTTCTGAAGCAGTGGGCATTAGAATGGCCATGGCCCTTATGAATGAGCATGGAAAAGCCTCAGATGaaccgtgcacaaagccagcccaGGTGCAAGCCATAATAGGAGAAGCCTTTTCGTCTGTGTCTATGGCTATAGCAAAGAGCATTGGACCCTTCAGCATCCCCTTA ATCAGTCATTATGCTACTTGTGAGTGTCTCAGCGACAAAAAGAAATATCCCTCATTTCTGCGAACTATTCCCAGTGATTACCACCAGTCCAGGGCATTGGCAGAGATGGTCCGGCACTTTGGGTGGACTTGGGTGGGAGCAATACGGAGAGATGATGATTATGGAAACAGTGGCATGGCTGCATTTACTAAATTTGCAGAACAGCTTGGTGTCTGCATAGAATATTCTCTTCCATTTTTTCGAACCTATTCACAAGAAAAAGTTATGAGGATCGCTGAGCAAATTAAAAGATCCACTTCACGAGTGATTGTCGGATTCCTTGACAGCTGGGATGTGGGAATTTTGCTGCATGTGTTTTATGAACACAACATCACGGGATACCAGTGGGTAGGAACCGAAGCCTGGATCTCAGATTCTGAGCTTGTCACATTAGATACGTACAACATGTTGCAAGGAGCTATTGGGCTAGCCATTCCCAAAACGGTGGTATCAGGTCTGAAGGACTTCATTCTAGATATAAAGTTACTGAAATCTTCAAGCAACGCCATTTTTATTCAGTTATGGGAGACTCTTTTTAAGTGTAAATATACAGTTACTGGTGATTTGGATGATGCTCCAGTGTGCACAGGAGAAGAGAAATTATCTGAGGTGGAAAACACTTTCACTGACATGTCCCTGATGCCTATTTTCAGCAATGTGTATAAAGGAGTTTATGCCATTGCCCATACACTAAACAATCTTCTTGGCTGCAAAGAGATCTGTCTTACAAAGCAGCAGCCTGATCCTTTTACA tttttagaaCATCTTAAAAGGGTTCGATTCGAAACGAAAGAAGGCGAAGAAGTTTATTTTGATGAAAATGGTGATGCAGTTGCAAAATATGAGATTATAAACTGGCAAGCCAGTACAGAGTCCAAAAATGAATTTGTCATTGTTGGACATTATGACTCTTCTTTCTCTGGACAGGACCGCCTAAAAATGAACATGGCCAATATTGTGTGGGCAAATAATGCCACAAAG GTGCCAGTATCTGTATGCAGTGAAAGTTGCCCCCCTGGCACAAGAAAAGCTGTACAGAAAGGGAAGCCTATCTGCTGTTTTGACTGCATACAGTGTGCTGATGGACAGATCAGTAATATGACCG ATTCTCTGACATGTACGCACTGCTATCAAGACTTCTGGCCAAATCTAGAAAGGGACGAATGTATACAAAAGGAAATCGAATATCTCTCCTATGAAGAAACAATGGGAATGTTGCTAACAGCTGTGTCTATTATCTGTGCATTTCTAACAATG CCTTCTGAGTGGTCCTGCATGCTGCGGCACACAGCGTTTGGGATCACCTTTGTCCTTGGCATCTCCTGTGTTCTGGGAAAAACTTTAGTTGTTTTAATGGCTTTCAGGGCTACATTGCCAGGCAGTAATGTCATGAAGTGGTTTGGACCCCCACAACAGAGACTCAGTGTACTTGTCTTTACTGCAATACAAGTCCTTATTTGTGTCATTTGGTTAATAACATCTCCTCCTTTCCcttttaaaaatctaaacatcTACAAGGAAAAGATCATTCTGGAATGTCATTTGGGGTCAACCATAGGTTTCTGGGCCGTGCTGGGTTATATTGGAATTTTGGCATTTTTATGCTTTGTGTTGGCCTTCCTAGCAAGAAAGCTGCCTGATAACTTTAACGAAGCCAAATTCATCACCTTCAGCATGCTGATATTCTGTGCAGTGTGGCTCACTTTTATTCCAGCGTATGTCAGCTCTCCTGGAAAATTCACTGTTGCAGTTGAAATATTTGCCATTTTAGCATCAAGCTTTGGTTTGCTATCTTGTATCTTTTTCCCTAAGTGTTACATAATCATACTGAAGCCGGAGAGGAGCACAAAAAAGTTAATTATGGTCAAACTCCCAGGAAAATGA
- the LOC124395779 gene encoding extracellular calcium-sensing receptor-like, with protein MESIFSVLHMIIALVNFSRANETACSLLGELAYPHFFKNGDIIIGGIFPFYSSWEFTDLSYSVMPPPIQCTSLDFRAFQYTQSMIFAVEEINNSSSLLPGVSLGYKIYDTCSSSAMGVKMAMTLMNGNEKSVANQVCTKPAQVQAIIGEAYSSVSTAIAKSIGPFNMPIISHYSTCECLSDKTKYPSFMRTVPSDYHQSRAMAEMVKHFGWTWVGAIRRDDDYGNTGMATFTKVAEQLGICLEYSLPFFRTYSQERVLRIVEQIKSSTSRVIVGFLAHWDWEILVHVFTEHNITGYQWVGTEGWIADPVVASLDKKNILQGAIGLAISKTTVTGLEDFILDIKPLKSVSGGIFTKFWEALFNCKYTMQNDSEVQPACTGEEKLSEVENTFTDMSMLPIISNVYKGVYAIGHTLHELLGCRETCPTKKQADPLTFLEHIKKVHFKTKDGESVYFDKNGDPVGKYEIINWQTKKGHPHQFVTVGIYDSSFPDQSRLSVNLSSIVWVKNSDQPPKSVCSESCPPGTRKAVQKGKPICCFDCIPCAAGEISNKTDSVECKQCQQDFWSNPQKDECVKKEIEYLSYEETMGMLLTVISVVGAIMTMVIAVIFLKYKNTPIVKANNSELSFLLLFSLALCFLCSLTFIGQPSDWSCMLRHTAFGITFVLCISCVLGKTIVVLMAFRATLPGSNVMKWFGPPQQRLSVLAFTLIQVLICVLWLTISPPFPFKNLSHYKEKIILECHLGSTIGFWAVLGYIGLLALLCFVLAFLARKLPDNFNEAKFITFSMLIFCAVWITFIPAYVSSPGKFTVAVEIFAILASSFGLLFCIFLPKCYIIILKPEKNTKKLIMGKNTS; from the exons ATGGAGTCCATATTTTCTGTCTTGCATATGATAATAGCCCTTGTAAATTTTTCCAGAGCTAATGAGACTGCTTGTAGTTTGCTAGGAGAGCTTGCATACccacatttttttaagaatggtGATATAATAATAGGGGGGATTTTTCCATTTTATAGTAGTTGGGAGTTTACAGACTTGTCTTACTCGGTCATGCCACCTCCAATACAGTGCACAAG CTTGGATTTCAGAGCTTTTCAATACACACAGTCCATGATCTTTGCAGTAGAAGAGATCAACAACAGTTCCTCTTTACTTCCTGGAGTCTCCCTCGGTTATAAGATCTATGACACTTGTAGTTCTTCAGCAATGGGAGTTAAAATGGCAATGACATTAATGAATGGGAATGAAAAATCTGTTGCAAATCAGGTCTGCACAAAACCAGCCCAGGTGCAAGCAATAATAGGTGAGGCATACTCCTCAGTGTCCACAGCTATAGCAAAGAGCATTGGACCATTCAACATGCCCATA ATCAGTCACTATTCCACCTGTGAATGTCTGAGTGACAAAACGAAATATCCCTCATTTATGCGCACTGTTCCCAGCGATTACCACCAATCCAGAGCCATGGCAGAGATGGTAAAGCACTTTGGCTGGACCTGGGTGGGAGCAATACGAAGAGATGATGACTATGGTAACACTGGAATGGCTACATTTACAAAAGTTGCAGAACAACTGGGTATATGCTTGGAATATTCCCTTCCTTTTTTTAGAACTTACTCGCAAGAACGAGTGCTAAGAATAGTAGAGCAAATCAAAAGTTCTACTTCTCGAGTCATAGTGGGATTTCTTGCTCACTGGGATTGGGAGATTTTGGTGCATGTGTTTACTGAACACAACATCACTGGATACCAGTGGGTAGGAACTGAGGGTTGGATCGCTGATCCAGTAGTGGCCTCACTGGATAAGAAAAATATACTACAAGGAGCCATAGGGCTAGCTATATCCAAAACAACAGTTACAGGTCTTGAAGACTTCATTTTAGATATAAAACCACTGAAGTCTGTAAGCGGTGGCATTTTCACTAAATTTTGGGAAGCTCTGTTTAACTGTAAATATACAATGCAGAATGACTCGGAGGTGCAACCAGCTTGTACAGGAGAAGAAAAACTGTCTGAAGTGGAAAACACTTTCACTGATATGTCTATGCTGCCTATTATCAGTAATGTGTATAAAGGGGTTTATGCAATTGGCCATACTCTACACGAACTTCTTGGATGCAGAGAAACTTGCCCCACAAAGAAGCAAGCTGATCCTCTTACA TTTCTTGAGCACATCAAAAAGGTGCATTTCAAGACCAAAGATGgtgaaagtgtttattttgataaaaatggtGACCCTGTaggaaaatatgaaataattaacTGGCAAACCAAAAAGGGACACCCACATCAATTTGTTACTGTTGGAATTTATGACTCTTCTTTCCCTGATCAGAGTCGTTTGTCTGTAAACTTGTCGTCTATTGTTTGGGTAAAAAATAGCGATCAA CCGCCAAAATCTGTATGCAGTGAGAGCTGTCCTCCTGGAACAAGGAAAGCTGTACAAAAAGGAAAACCTATCTGCTGCTTTGACTGTATACCATGTGCTGCAGGCGAGATCAGTAATAAGACAG ATTCTGTTGAATGTAAACAATGTCAGCAAGACTTCTGGTCAAATCCACAGAAAGATGAATGTGTGAAGAAGGAAATTGAATATCTGTCATATGAGGAAACGATGGGGATGTTACTGACAGTTATTTCTGTTGTTGGTGCAATTATGACAATGGTAATAGCAGTCATTTTTCTTAAGTATAAAAATACTCCAATAGTCAAAGCCAACAACTCTGAACTGAGCTTCCTGTTACTCTTCTCACTGGCCCTGTGCTTCCTTTGCTCACTAACATTCATTGGTCAGCCCTCGGATTGGTCCTGTATGCTGCGCCACACAGCATTTGGGATCACTTTTGTACTCTGCATTTCCTGTGTACTTGGGAAAACTATAGTGGTGTTAATGGCCTTCAGAGCTACACTTCCAGGCAGTAATGTCATGAAATGGTTTGGGCCTCCACAACAGAGACTCAGTGTACTTGCCTTCACTCTAATACAAGTGCTAATTTGTGTGCTTTGGTTAACAATATCCCCTCCTTTCCCTTTCAAAAATCTAAGTCACTACAAGGAAAAGATTATTCTAGAATGTCATTTGGGCTCAACCATAGGTTTCTGGGCCGTGCTGGGTTACATAGGACTCCTGGcccttttgtgttttgtgttggctTTTCTCGCACGGAAGTTGCCTGATAATTTTAATGAAGccaaatttattacatttagcaTGCTCATATTCTGTGCAGTTTGGATCACTTTTATTCCAGCTTATGTCAGCTCTCCTGGAAAATTTACTGTAGCTGTGGAGATCTTTGCAATTTTGGCTTCAAGCTTTGGCTTGTTATTCTGTATCTTTCTTCCAAAATGTTACATAATCATTTTGAAGCCAGAGAAAAATACTAAAAAGCTAATTATGGGGAAAAATACCAGCTAA